In the genome of Saccharomonospora viridis DSM 43017, one region contains:
- a CDS encoding YnfA family protein, translated as MLVLRSIVLFVLAALAEIGGAWLVWQGIREHRGWIWIGAGVIALGLYGFVATLQPDAHFGRILAAYGGVFVAGSLVWGMVVDGYRPDRFDVIGALICLLGVAVIMYAPRG; from the coding sequence GTGCTCGTCCTTCGTTCGATCGTGCTGTTCGTACTGGCCGCCCTCGCGGAGATCGGTGGCGCCTGGTTGGTGTGGCAGGGCATCCGAGAACACCGGGGATGGATCTGGATCGGGGCCGGGGTGATCGCTCTCGGGCTGTACGGATTCGTGGCGACCCTGCAGCCCGACGCGCATTTCGGTCGCATCCTCGCGGCCTACGGCGGGGTTTTCGTCGCCGGTTCGCTGGTGTGGGGCATGGTCGTCGACGGTTACCGGCCCGACCGGTTCGACGTGATCGGCGCTCTGATCTGCCTGCTCGGAGTAGCGGTGATCATGTACGCCCCACGTGGCTGA
- a CDS encoding 2'-5' RNA ligase family protein: MSGGHSVIVVPVPELEDYITSRTAHYDASFLSTDPAFVHAHITLLGPWLAEPSQADLDAVAAIMAAAEPFETTLSRIETFPDGLIYLRPEPDEPFRALTAALMNAFPHCPPYEGRFPNPVPHLTLDRRAETITPESVEADLRHLLPVRLRVDRVDLQWWANHDCHVRESWKLGKRR, from the coding sequence ATGTCCGGAGGGCACTCGGTCATCGTCGTCCCGGTACCTGAACTCGAGGACTACATAACGAGTCGGACAGCGCACTACGACGCGTCGTTCCTCTCCACCGACCCCGCCTTCGTGCACGCTCACATCACGCTGCTGGGACCTTGGTTGGCGGAGCCGTCGCAAGCCGACCTCGACGCGGTCGCGGCGATCATGGCGGCGGCGGAACCGTTCGAGACCACTCTCTCCAGAATCGAGACCTTCCCCGACGGGCTGATCTACCTACGCCCGGAACCGGACGAACCGTTCCGGGCGTTGACAGCCGCCTTGATGAACGCATTCCCACACTGCCCGCCGTATGAAGGGCGGTTTCCGAACCCGGTGCCGCACCTGACCCTGGACCGGCGAGCCGAGACGATCACCCCGGAGAGCGTCGAGGCCGACCTGCGTCACCTGCTCCCGGTCCGACTCCGCGTAGACCGGGTCGACCTCCAGTGGTGGGCCAACCACGACTGCCACGTGCGCGAGTCCTGGAAACTCGGCAAGCGTCGATAG
- the brxD gene encoding BREX system ATP-binding protein BrxD, translated as MTGAVSQARRRDVINALRRGTVPQTGLDLLAVGLDRFTTAMDDDLDTVARGGAAFHAVRGEYGSGKTFFARWLAERAKRRGLATSEIQISETETPLHRLETVYRRLTERLTTATHQPSALRAVVDSWLYTLEEHVLDAGEATEDDEEAFTAAVDKLAEQRLADVARTTPAFAAALRGYRQALADDDATTAEALIAWLGGQKSVAASARRTAGVRGDLDHFGALGFLQGLLTVLRDCGHPGLLLILDETETLQRVRGDVREKGLNALRQLIDEIDAGRFPGLFLVLTGTPAFFDGQQGVQRLPPLAQRLATDFSTDPRFDSPRAVQLRLPGFDLDRLSELGRTVRELYAGVARNPERVREVVDDAYIAILAKALTGELGGKVGVAPRLFLRKLVADVLDRVDDFADFDPRRDYPITVTDTELTDVERNAVASADDIDLELP; from the coding sequence GTGACCGGCGCTGTGAGCCAGGCGCGCAGGCGTGATGTGATCAACGCTTTGCGTCGAGGCACCGTGCCCCAAACCGGCCTGGACCTGCTCGCGGTGGGCCTCGACCGATTCACCACCGCCATGGACGACGACCTCGACACCGTCGCCCGAGGAGGCGCGGCCTTCCACGCCGTGCGCGGCGAATACGGCTCGGGCAAAACGTTCTTCGCACGCTGGCTCGCCGAACGAGCCAAACGCCGAGGACTGGCGACCTCCGAGATCCAGATCTCCGAAACCGAAACCCCATTACACCGACTGGAGACGGTCTACCGGCGACTCACCGAACGACTCACCACCGCCACCCACCAACCCAGCGCTCTTCGCGCCGTCGTCGACTCCTGGCTCTACACCCTCGAAGAACACGTACTGGACGCCGGGGAGGCTACGGAGGACGACGAGGAGGCCTTCACCGCCGCAGTCGACAAACTCGCCGAACAGCGGCTCGCCGACGTGGCACGCACGACCCCCGCATTCGCCGCGGCCCTACGCGGCTACCGGCAAGCCCTCGCCGACGACGACGCCACCACCGCCGAAGCCCTCATCGCCTGGCTCGGGGGACAGAAATCCGTGGCGGCCTCCGCCCGCCGGACCGCCGGAGTACGTGGGGACCTCGACCACTTCGGAGCCCTCGGCTTCCTCCAGGGCCTACTCACGGTCCTACGTGACTGCGGACATCCGGGCCTGTTACTCATCCTCGACGAAACCGAAACGCTGCAACGAGTCCGCGGCGATGTCCGCGAAAAAGGCCTCAACGCGCTACGTCAGCTCATTGACGAAATCGACGCCGGCCGCTTCCCCGGACTGTTCCTCGTGCTCACCGGGACACCCGCGTTCTTCGACGGACAACAGGGTGTGCAACGCCTCCCACCACTGGCACAACGTCTCGCCACCGATTTCTCCACCGACCCGCGCTTCGACTCACCCCGCGCGGTGCAGCTTCGGCTCCCCGGTTTCGACCTCGACCGGCTCAGTGAGCTCGGCCGGACCGTGCGCGAGCTCTACGCAGGAGTGGCGCGCAACCCGGAGCGGGTGCGGGAGGTGGTGGACGACGCCTACATCGCCATCCTCGCGAAAGCACTCACCGGCGAACTCGGTGGGAAGGTCGGCGTGGCACCCAGGCTGTTCCTGCGCAAACTCGTGGCCGACGTGCTCGACCGGGTAGACGACTTCGCCGACTTCGACCCACGCCGGGACTACCCGATCACCGTCACCGACACCGAACTCACCGACGTCGAGCGCAACGCCGTCGCCAGCGCCGACGACATCGACCTGGAGCTACCGTGA
- the yhjD gene encoding inner membrane protein YhjD has product MLPRLRRKHPWLDHVIRANEAFTERFGNHYAAAITYFSVLSLVPLLMVGFSVAGFVLAGNDVAMRQLREGIVNSAPEGLGGLFTSIVQAALDSRAGAGILGLLLALYSGLGWMGNLRDALTVQWGQEKPKLPFLSTKVKDLGALAGLGVALAVSFGLTAVGSGLGEFLLELMGLEDAAWARFLLRLGTIVLALAANVLVFLWVLAWLPRKKVAVRNAVRGAVLAAVGFEVLKQVGGVYLSSVLSSPSGALFGSVIGLLVFANLVARFLLFATAWAATAEGNLVTRTVEPPAPAVVRPTVEVRRGGGPGLAVGAFGAGALLAWLAKRRS; this is encoded by the coding sequence CTGCTGCCCCGGCTGCGGAGGAAACATCCGTGGCTGGACCACGTGATCAGAGCCAACGAGGCGTTCACCGAGCGGTTCGGCAACCACTACGCCGCTGCCATCACGTACTTCTCCGTCCTCTCGTTGGTCCCCCTGTTGATGGTGGGTTTCTCCGTGGCCGGCTTCGTGTTGGCGGGCAACGACGTGGCGATGCGGCAGCTGCGCGAGGGCATCGTCAACTCCGCCCCCGAGGGCTTGGGCGGTCTTTTCACCTCCATCGTCCAGGCGGCACTCGATTCCCGTGCCGGTGCCGGAATACTCGGTCTGCTGCTCGCCCTGTACTCCGGTCTCGGGTGGATGGGCAACCTGCGTGACGCTCTGACCGTGCAGTGGGGGCAGGAGAAGCCGAAACTGCCCTTTCTGTCCACCAAGGTGAAGGACCTGGGGGCGCTCGCCGGGCTCGGTGTGGCGTTGGCGGTGTCGTTCGGCCTCACCGCCGTCGGCAGTGGGCTGGGTGAGTTCCTGCTCGAACTCATGGGTCTGGAGGACGCGGCTTGGGCGCGGTTCCTGCTCCGGCTCGGCACCATCGTGTTGGCCTTGGCGGCCAACGTGCTGGTGTTCTTGTGGGTGCTGGCCTGGTTACCTCGGAAGAAGGTCGCGGTCCGCAACGCCGTGAGAGGGGCGGTCCTCGCCGCCGTCGGTTTCGAGGTGCTCAAGCAGGTCGGTGGTGTCTACCTGTCCAGCGTGCTGAGTTCGCCCAGTGGCGCGCTGTTCGGTTCCGTGATCGGTCTGCTCGTGTTCGCCAACCTCGTCGCCCGGTTCCTGCTGTTCGCCACCGCGTGGGCGGCCACCGCGGAGGGGAACCTCGTCACGCGCACCGTGGAGCCACCCGCACCCGCCGTGGTCAGGCCGACGGTGGAGGTGCGGCGTGGCGGTGGTCCGGGTCTGGCCGTAGGGGCGTTCGGGGCCGGGGCCCTGTTGGCCTGGCTCGCCAAACGGCGCTCGTGA
- a CDS encoding alpha-amylase, which translates to MFQRVFAVVLLVSALLTLPVRTTPPADAAPPGERDVIATLFQWNWNSVARACHEQLGPNGYGAVQVSPPTEHVVLGDDGYPWWQDYQPVSYKLESRRGTRAEFANMVNACHDAGVKVYVDVVVNHMSGQDECGTGSAGSEYCHYEYPEAGYGYDDFHHCGRNGDDNIVDYHDRYEVQNCELVNLADLATESETVRDRIGAYLNDLLDLGVDGFRVDAVKHIPAEDVAAILSRLRSPAYIYQETLYGEGEPITPDEYLDNGDVYDGRYARDIARIFNSEKLAYLRDFGTAVPSDRIVVFIDNHDSQRGGETLTYADGARYSLANAFMLAWPVGTPKVNSSFTFDDYDAGPPSDAAGNTTDATCDSGAWQCEHDWQPIRNMVGFHNEVRGEPVVHWWDNGNDTIAFGRGTKGYVVLNDESEPVTGRSFHTGLPEGTYCDVLHGDVVNGACTGPTYTVDAAGWFRADIGAHDGVALHVGARV; encoded by the coding sequence ATGTTCCAACGTGTCTTCGCCGTGGTCCTTTTGGTGTCCGCCTTGCTCACCCTGCCGGTCCGGACGACACCACCGGCCGATGCGGCACCACCCGGCGAACGCGACGTCATCGCCACGCTGTTCCAGTGGAATTGGAACAGCGTCGCCCGCGCCTGCCACGAGCAACTGGGGCCCAACGGCTACGGCGCGGTCCAGGTGTCCCCGCCCACGGAACACGTCGTCCTCGGCGACGACGGCTACCCGTGGTGGCAGGACTATCAGCCGGTCTCCTACAAACTGGAAAGCCGACGCGGCACCCGCGCCGAATTCGCGAACATGGTCAACGCCTGCCACGACGCCGGCGTGAAGGTGTACGTCGACGTGGTCGTCAACCACATGAGCGGCCAGGACGAATGCGGCACGGGCAGCGCGGGATCGGAGTACTGCCACTACGAGTACCCCGAAGCGGGATACGGCTACGACGATTTCCACCACTGCGGTCGTAACGGCGACGACAACATCGTCGACTACCACGACCGGTACGAAGTGCAGAACTGCGAACTCGTCAACCTCGCCGACCTCGCCACCGAATCCGAAACCGTACGAGACCGGATCGGCGCCTACTTGAACGACCTACTCGACCTCGGAGTGGACGGATTCCGCGTCGACGCGGTCAAGCACATCCCCGCCGAGGACGTCGCGGCCATCCTGAGCCGCCTGCGCTCGCCCGCCTACATCTACCAGGAGACGCTCTACGGGGAAGGCGAACCGATCACCCCGGACGAGTACCTCGACAACGGTGACGTGTACGACGGTCGGTACGCCCGCGACATCGCGCGCATCTTCAACTCCGAGAAACTGGCGTACCTGCGGGACTTCGGCACCGCCGTGCCCTCGGACCGGATCGTGGTGTTCATCGACAACCACGACAGCCAACGCGGCGGCGAGACCCTGACCTATGCCGACGGGGCCCGGTACTCGCTGGCCAACGCGTTCATGCTGGCCTGGCCGGTGGGCACACCCAAGGTGAACAGCAGCTTCACGTTCGACGACTACGACGCCGGCCCACCGAGCGATGCGGCCGGCAACACCACCGACGCCACCTGTGACTCGGGGGCGTGGCAGTGCGAACACGACTGGCAGCCGATCCGCAACATGGTCGGGTTCCACAACGAGGTGCGCGGCGAGCCGGTGGTGCACTGGTGGGACAACGGCAACGACACCATCGCTTTCGGACGCGGCACCAAGGGTTACGTGGTGCTCAACGACGAGTCCGAGCCGGTGACCGGACGCTCCTTCCACACCGGGCTGCCCGAGGGCACCTACTGCGACGTGTTGCACGGTGATGTCGTCAACGGTGCCTGCACCGGACCCACCTACACGGTGGACGCAGCCGGCTGGTTCCGCGCCGACATCGGCGCCCACGACGGTGTCGCATTACACGTCGGCGCTCGCGTATGA
- the pglZ gene encoding BREX-2 system phosphatase PglZ, which translates to MNTAPEVDRRMLEALVEHWLPQAKGRRLLLVHGRYVDGDREFGVTTKEHRCRVRVADQRSLLGVLEAWQDHQREYGADADTLLVVTTDVPDEQFGWDLLAYAVRGRVLSVDRVQIIAGRFGARDIDPRIRQEPWLIDALLDAEPAEGWPRTGSVLTRDRAIQALIRVRLGHAALGEDAMDIGTLLDFSLDTAATTRFAALPAAERDGLAEWLTHAVGDAAGLLLRLAAEGRAADAMPLGLVGTAAVGANASTAAALAFGGLLGGVRPEQLGAFTEAVEGALERWISQAESGSRHSDSAREKVLAVTRRAEELATQAGLTTYLADNRFLPSAFTARLHTVATALIAALDGSGELSAAEDALSAVRAHHLARLQSDRVRAVDMAMRLTRWLTLPVPEPTSVAEAIQRHNTEWAWVDRALTTLWAGDPAGDPVLGQAYQVVCRAVRERRTILDEAFAKHLVNWTKHASIDDPGGCLLIEQVLDRVAAPLVKQKVPLIVVLDGMSGAVAVELAEQLTERAWWEAAPEENRIAAVSAIPSVTRASRPSLLTGTLTTGDQTVEKDGFAAYWKRHSNGRHSGRLFHKADIGGDAGHRLSDQLLEAMADESVVVAVVLNTIDAALDHGREGDRTGWQPRDITYLPELLDAARNYGRPVILVSDHGHVLDRADGTPVPAEGVESARWRLGEPGTGELMLSGPRVLFGEGSVVVPWREDIRYTSRKAGYHGGAALSEMAVPVLVLLPSPKILPSGWELLGDRVAPAWWHQRAEQPTPPAPAERKPKANRRAAKERSDEMPLFTMDDSAERPSLGQRVVAGEVYAGQRVFIPKAPDKKVVAAVIDALVDSGNRLPLNTVAGIAGRARRPEFFATTLQRLLNVDGYPVLSVDGGRWLTLDVDTLCLQFGVTRD; encoded by the coding sequence ATGAACACCGCACCCGAAGTCGACCGGCGCATGTTGGAAGCGCTCGTCGAACACTGGCTGCCCCAGGCGAAAGGACGGCGGCTGCTGCTCGTCCACGGCCGCTATGTCGACGGTGACCGGGAGTTCGGTGTCACGACGAAGGAACACCGCTGCCGTGTCCGCGTCGCCGACCAGCGCTCGTTGCTCGGAGTCCTGGAAGCCTGGCAGGACCACCAGCGGGAGTACGGTGCCGACGCTGACACGCTGCTGGTCGTCACCACCGACGTGCCCGACGAACAATTCGGCTGGGACCTGCTCGCCTACGCCGTACGGGGACGAGTGCTCTCGGTCGACCGGGTGCAGATCATCGCGGGACGATTCGGAGCCCGGGACATCGACCCCCGAATCCGTCAGGAACCATGGCTCATCGACGCCCTACTGGACGCCGAACCCGCCGAAGGCTGGCCTCGCACCGGATCGGTCCTGACCCGTGATCGAGCGATCCAGGCCCTGATCAGGGTGCGGCTCGGGCACGCCGCGCTCGGCGAGGACGCCATGGACATCGGCACCTTGCTCGACTTCTCCCTCGATACCGCGGCCACCACCCGGTTCGCTGCGTTGCCCGCGGCCGAACGGGACGGACTGGCCGAGTGGCTCACCCACGCCGTCGGCGACGCCGCTGGACTACTGCTGCGCTTGGCCGCCGAGGGGCGCGCGGCCGATGCCATGCCGCTCGGCCTGGTCGGCACCGCCGCCGTCGGTGCGAACGCGTCCACCGCGGCGGCTCTGGCCTTTGGTGGACTTCTGGGCGGGGTGCGTCCGGAACAGCTCGGTGCCTTCACCGAAGCGGTGGAGGGGGCGCTGGAACGCTGGATCAGCCAGGCCGAATCCGGAAGCAGACACAGCGACAGTGCGCGGGAGAAAGTACTCGCGGTCACACGCCGGGCGGAGGAACTGGCCACTCAGGCTGGGCTCACCACCTACCTGGCCGACAACCGGTTCCTGCCCTCGGCGTTCACCGCACGGCTGCACACGGTCGCCACCGCACTCATCGCCGCCCTCGACGGATCCGGGGAACTGAGCGCGGCCGAGGACGCACTCAGCGCGGTGCGCGCCCACCACCTCGCCCGGCTGCAGAGCGACCGGGTGCGAGCGGTGGACATGGCCATGCGACTGACCCGGTGGCTCACCCTTCCGGTGCCCGAGCCCACCTCGGTGGCCGAGGCGATCCAACGGCACAACACCGAATGGGCCTGGGTGGATCGCGCGCTGACCACGCTATGGGCGGGAGACCCCGCCGGTGACCCGGTGCTGGGCCAGGCGTACCAAGTGGTGTGTCGGGCAGTGCGTGAGCGGCGCACCATCCTCGACGAGGCGTTCGCGAAACACCTGGTGAATTGGACCAAACACGCCAGCATCGACGACCCCGGCGGGTGTTTGCTCATCGAGCAGGTCCTCGACCGCGTGGCGGCCCCCCTCGTCAAGCAAAAGGTGCCGTTGATCGTGGTGCTGGACGGCATGAGCGGAGCCGTCGCCGTCGAGCTCGCCGAGCAACTCACCGAACGTGCGTGGTGGGAAGCGGCACCGGAGGAGAACCGGATCGCCGCGGTGTCCGCCATCCCCTCGGTCACCCGGGCCAGCCGGCCCAGCCTACTCACCGGCACCCTCACCACCGGCGATCAGACGGTCGAAAAGGACGGTTTCGCCGCGTATTGGAAACGGCACAGCAACGGCCGACATTCGGGTCGACTGTTCCACAAAGCCGACATCGGCGGGGACGCCGGACACCGGCTGTCCGACCAGTTGCTGGAGGCGATGGCCGATGAGTCGGTCGTGGTCGCGGTGGTGCTGAACACCATCGACGCCGCACTCGACCACGGCCGGGAAGGCGACCGCACCGGCTGGCAGCCTCGCGACATCACCTACCTGCCCGAACTGTTGGACGCCGCCCGCAACTACGGCCGCCCCGTCATCCTCGTCTCCGACCACGGTCACGTGCTCGACCGAGCGGACGGCACACCGGTCCCCGCGGAAGGCGTCGAGTCGGCCCGCTGGCGTCTCGGGGAGCCGGGAACAGGTGAGCTCATGCTGAGCGGTCCACGCGTGCTGTTCGGCGAAGGCAGCGTGGTCGTCCCGTGGCGGGAGGACATCCGCTACACCTCCCGCAAAGCCGGCTACCACGGCGGTGCGGCGTTGTCGGAAATGGCGGTGCCGGTGCTGGTGCTACTGCCCTCACCGAAAATCCTGCCCTCGGGTTGGGAGCTGCTCGGTGACCGCGTGGCACCGGCGTGGTGGCATCAACGTGCCGAACAGCCGACGCCTCCGGCTCCGGCCGAACGAAAGCCGAAAGCCAATCGCCGGGCGGCCAAGGAACGATCCGACGAGATGCCGCTGTTCACCATGGACGATTCGGCGGAGCGGCCGTCGCTGGGGCAACGTGTTGTGGCAGGGGAAGTGTATGCAGGACAGCGGGTCTTCATCCCCAAAGCGCCCGACAAGAAGGTGGTCGCCGCGGTCATCGACGCACTCGTCGATTCCGGTAACCGGCTGCCGCTGAACACCGTGGCGGGCATCGCGGGCCGTGCTCGCAGACCGGAGTTCTTCGCCACGACCCTGCAACGACTGCTCAACGTCGACGGCTACCCGGTGCTGTCCGTGGACGGCGGCCGATGGCTGACCCTCGACGTGGACACCCTGTGTCTGCAGTTCGGAGTCACGCGTGACTGA
- a CDS encoding MFS transporter has protein sequence MTSTPRDAALPREIWVLLAASFLIAIGYGIVAPALPNFATSFDVGVTAASVVVSAFAFVRLLFAPMSGRLVTRFGERPIYLWGVSIVAVGTLLCGVAADYWQLLLFRSASGVGSTMFTVSAIGLLIRISPPELRGRASGLWGSSFLLGGIVGPVVGSGLVTVSLRAPFFVYGGALVLTTLLVWWQLRDSELVARPAEESGQRMTFPQALRHSSYRAALASNLANGWVVFGVRMSLLPLFVTAVLNQDEAFTGIALAVFAAMNAAALLYVGRVSDKRGRKPPALLGLALLAAGALGIGLASDPWVFLGAVVVTGLGAGALNPAQNATVADVLGSKARGGSVLAGFQMAADVGAVAGPLIAGAVAEQWSYSAAFGLTAAVAVVALLLWCGAKETLPAKN, from the coding sequence ATGACCTCGACGCCGCGTGATGCGGCGCTTCCCCGCGAGATCTGGGTTCTTCTCGCCGCCAGCTTTCTCATCGCGATCGGCTACGGCATCGTCGCGCCGGCGCTGCCGAACTTCGCCACCAGTTTCGACGTCGGTGTGACGGCGGCGTCGGTGGTGGTCAGCGCCTTCGCGTTCGTGCGCCTGTTGTTCGCCCCGATGAGTGGGCGGTTGGTGACGCGGTTCGGGGAGCGGCCCATCTACCTGTGGGGTGTGTCGATCGTGGCGGTCGGCACATTGTTGTGTGGGGTGGCGGCGGACTACTGGCAGCTGCTGTTGTTCCGGTCGGCCAGCGGTGTGGGCTCCACGATGTTCACGGTGTCGGCCATCGGGTTGCTGATCCGGATCTCGCCGCCGGAACTGCGAGGTCGTGCCTCGGGCCTGTGGGGGTCGAGTTTCCTGTTGGGCGGCATCGTGGGCCCGGTGGTGGGCAGCGGGCTGGTGACGGTGTCGCTGCGTGCGCCGTTCTTCGTCTACGGTGGCGCGCTGGTCCTGACCACCCTGCTCGTGTGGTGGCAGCTGCGGGACTCGGAACTGGTGGCACGGCCGGCGGAGGAGTCCGGACAGAGGATGACGTTCCCGCAGGCGCTGCGGCATTCGTCGTATCGTGCCGCACTGGCGTCGAACCTGGCCAACGGTTGGGTCGTGTTCGGCGTGCGCATGTCACTGTTGCCGTTGTTCGTGACCGCCGTGCTGAATCAGGACGAGGCGTTCACCGGGATCGCGCTCGCCGTGTTCGCCGCCATGAACGCCGCGGCTCTGTTGTACGTCGGCAGGGTCAGTGACAAGCGAGGACGCAAACCGCCCGCACTGCTGGGATTGGCGTTGCTGGCGGCCGGTGCGCTGGGGATCGGGTTGGCGAGCGATCCGTGGGTGTTCCTCGGTGCCGTGGTGGTCACCGGTCTGGGCGCGGGCGCATTGAACCCCGCGCAGAACGCCACGGTCGCCGACGTCCTCGGGTCCAAGGCCCGAGGCGGCTCGGTGTTGGCCGGGTTCCAGATGGCGGCCGACGTCGGCGCCGTGGCGGGGCCGCTCATCGCGGGTGCCGTGGCCGAACAGTGGTCGTACTCGGCGGCGTTCGGCCTGACCGCCGCGGTGGCGGTGGTGGCGTTGTTGCTGTGGTGCGGTGCGAAGGAGACGCTGCCCGCGAAGAACTGA
- a CDS encoding DEAD/DEAH box helicase, producing the protein MSQALERLHSAVVHHLVNTLGWRSLRPLQQQAVAPVLDGHDALLLAPTAGGKTEAACFPVLTAMEQQRWTGLSVLYVCPLKALLNNLLPRLRDYAAWLGRRVELWHGDVPATARRHILRDPPDILLTTPESVEAMLVSANVEHQRLFGNLRAIVVDEVHAFAGDDRGWHLLAVLERLTVLAQRPIQRIGLSATVGNPEQLLHWLQGSGRGHRPATVVAPGVHAPSATPQGDIELDYVGSVDNAATVISALHRGEKRLVFCDSRQLVEQLGAALRMRGVTTFLSHASLSVDERRRAEAAFAEARDCVIVSTSTLELGIDVGDLDRVIQLDSPTTVASFLQRLGRTGRRAGSTRNCLFLALSQESLLWAAALLELWGRGYVEPVKAPLEPRHIVAQQVLALCLQEHAVGGRLWTEAWNGLAPFDRSAEPIVRHLVEQGYLDRDGELLFIGPEAERRFGHRNFMDMTAVFTAPPQFTVLAGRQEIGLIDPTLLTERSEGPRVLLLGGRSWKVTWVDWKRRRCFVEETKLKGKARWHTPGATGRSAALARAARDVLLGATPPVKLTQRAVQTLTTLREKRIPTVASEGLVITREGSTEADVRWWTWAGRKANATLAASLPEVVDGRFDDVSVRLRPDLTPQLWRTATTDAAQKLCLPEIDDRALAGLKFSVALPPQLAVDTLASRMADLDTAATVLNEPVRFTILG; encoded by the coding sequence GTGAGTCAGGCCCTCGAGCGCCTGCATTCCGCGGTGGTGCACCACCTGGTCAACACACTGGGCTGGCGGTCATTGCGGCCCCTGCAACAACAGGCCGTCGCCCCTGTGTTGGACGGACACGACGCGCTGCTGCTTGCCCCCACCGCGGGCGGCAAAACCGAAGCCGCCTGTTTCCCCGTCCTCACAGCGATGGAGCAACAGCGCTGGACCGGGCTGTCCGTGTTGTACGTCTGCCCGTTGAAGGCGTTGCTCAACAACCTCCTGCCCCGCCTGCGGGATTACGCCGCTTGGTTGGGGCGCCGGGTGGAACTCTGGCACGGCGACGTCCCGGCAACAGCTCGGCGACACATCCTCCGTGACCCACCGGACATACTGCTGACCACGCCAGAGTCGGTAGAAGCGATGCTGGTCAGCGCCAATGTCGAACACCAGCGGCTGTTCGGAAATCTACGCGCGATCGTCGTGGACGAGGTGCACGCATTCGCCGGCGACGACCGTGGCTGGCACCTACTGGCCGTGCTCGAACGGCTCACCGTGCTCGCCCAGCGACCCATCCAACGCATCGGCCTTTCCGCCACGGTCGGCAACCCCGAACAGCTGTTGCATTGGTTGCAGGGCTCAGGACGGGGGCATCGGCCCGCCACCGTTGTCGCGCCCGGCGTGCACGCACCGAGCGCGACACCACAGGGCGACATCGAACTCGACTACGTCGGTTCTGTCGACAACGCGGCCACGGTGATCTCAGCGTTACACCGAGGCGAGAAACGGCTCGTGTTCTGCGATTCGCGTCAGCTCGTCGAACAGCTCGGCGCCGCGTTACGCATGCGCGGAGTCACCACTTTCCTGTCGCATGCCTCGCTGTCGGTGGACGAGCGCCGTCGCGCCGAGGCGGCCTTTGCCGAAGCCCGTGACTGCGTCATCGTGTCCACATCCACGTTGGAACTGGGCATCGACGTCGGCGACCTCGACCGTGTCATTCAGCTCGACTCGCCCACCACGGTGGCGTCGTTCCTGCAACGGCTCGGTCGCACTGGACGGCGTGCGGGCAGCACACGCAACTGTCTGTTCCTCGCTCTCAGTCAGGAGTCGTTGCTGTGGGCGGCAGCGCTATTGGAACTGTGGGGTCGCGGCTATGTGGAACCCGTCAAAGCCCCGTTAGAACCGAGACACATCGTCGCCCAGCAAGTGCTGGCTCTATGCCTGCAGGAACATGCCGTGGGCGGCCGATTGTGGACTGAAGCGTGGAACGGTCTCGCACCGTTCGACCGTAGCGCGGAACCCATTGTGCGCCATCTCGTCGAACAGGGTTACTTGGACCGGGACGGCGAACTGCTCTTTATCGGCCCCGAAGCCGAACGCCGATTCGGCCACCGGAACTTTATGGACATGACGGCCGTGTTCACCGCGCCACCACAGTTCACCGTGCTGGCTGGACGCCAGGAGATCGGGCTCATCGATCCGACACTGTTGACGGAGCGATCGGAAGGTCCTCGAGTATTGCTGCTCGGTGGTCGCAGTTGGAAAGTGACGTGGGTCGACTGGAAACGTCGACGGTGCTTCGTAGAGGAAACCAAGCTTAAAGGAAAGGCACGCTGGCACACACCCGGCGCAACAGGTCGCAGTGCGGCTCTCGCCCGTGCAGCACGTGATGTGTTGCTCGGTGCCACCCCACCGGTGAAACTCACACAACGTGCCGTCCAAACATTGACGACACTGCGTGAGAAGCGAATTCCCACTGTTGCTTCCGAGGGGCTGGTGATCACTCGCGAGGGGAGCACGGAGGCAGACGTACGTTGGTGGACCTGGGCGGGCCGCAAAGCCAACGCCACACTCGCCGCTTCTTTGCCAGAGGTGGTCGACGGTCGTTTCGACGATGTGTCAGTGCGATTGCGTCCCGACCTCACCCCACAATTGTGGAGAACCGCCACAACCGATGCTGCGCAGAAGCTGTGTTTGCCGGAGATCGACGATCGTGCACTCGCCGGGCTGAAATTCAGTGTCGCCCTTCCACCTCAATTGGCGGTCGACACCCTGGCCTCACGCATGGCTGATCTCGACACGGCGGCCACTGTCCTGAATGAGCCCGTTCGGTTCACAATTCTTGGCTAA